Proteins from one Scyliorhinus canicula chromosome 6, sScyCan1.1, whole genome shotgun sequence genomic window:
- the LOC119967501 gene encoding zona pellucida sperm-binding protein 2-like, which yields MQTAPPGFLKTECRWQCLLGGLNKHFLAGKFWQISVVDQFGYIFPITPELASQCGYTIAVDHRNVEFRASVLSCYVHNLNDEQFSITIQIKVSGTDTGASTYIQMLSCMYSPWAVREIYCEENYMQVSVQRNIPTIEDYAQDAEDWALVFPEATYAESGIWQVVFHIPGGKRSMTVKEAQRMNYGINTTMSRILLRAPYHTNEAQIVVVQGIPLTVIRSTSFYKEQWMVLLIDTAIACPVDGITFTDDIITWTVPRIFTPIVPGAVHQDNTSMGVNGIKLNPTQMAERNYTLDKNVTALAINVPIGAQDGYFKSHVVNGRYGIKYSINLFLEHQWEDEAWGLNKINVIHPVTTPFIPQPLVLIDDTIPEQWLFNITLGNFLPDVELQKLTLDSQSFPVDEENQMFNVYNGTNPNETTLNRIFILEVPMESPVVDRKYIGDGVEQYTLDIIYTLTVVPENLIFTYVAHLIHEHKIVLPEANGFCNEENMTLIVTQTLDRYWIPFIGTIQLTPQSAEQRGYTLIENGTHSVIIIPQDATGAVLEAINNQGLRSRFDIQFRDNKALDVLVNFSVSCSFSVTSLLTCFPNGRIVITALKLEALLGIDGKMMLKDKACKPKESTEFKATFEFSADTCGTSRRFEKDYMIYENEVAYFRKSAPRHGPIYRLAISCHYHVNDSLHIPFEHQVNPQPTVAAGYGPLVLVLQLAKEVSYSNLYEDNDYPVLKYLTEPLYFEVQLLHNEDPQIELFLQDCWATASQDRHGIPQWPIVINSCESEADVHKTIFHPVTRNERVRYPTHFKRFEVKMFAFILANFDTLEQLYFHCSVVLCRKEPVNGLLCPGQCVPGKQRIGRSADAEHHQQRYVSSGAVVILAEFPTIENWIMKDRQVKSYWPLILIGGSAIIASIVLGMFLITNTK from the exons ATCAGTTTGGTTATATCTTTCCAATTACACCAGAGTTAGCATCACAATGTGGGTATACCATTGCAGTGGATCATCGGAATGTTGAATTCCGTGCTTCTGTCCTCAGCTGTTACGTCCATAATTTG AATGATGAGCAATTCAGTATCACTATACAAATAAAAGTGTCAGGAACTGACACAGGAGCTTCAACATATATTCAAATGCTGTCTTGTATGTACTCACCATGGGCTGTAAGGGAAATATACTGTGAAGAAAACTATATGCAG GTTTCTGTACAAAGAAATATACCAACTATTGAAGACTATGCTCAAGATGCTGAAGATTGGGCTTTAGTATTTCCAGAA GCGACTTATGCAGAAAGTGGAATATGGCAAGTGGTATTTCACATCCCTGGTGGCAAAAGGAGTATGACTGTGAAAGAAGCACAAAGAATGAACTATGGAATCAATACTACAATGTCTCGTATATTGCTCCGTGCTCCATATCATACAAATGAAGCTCAAATAGTTGTG GTCCAAGGTATTCCCTTGACTGTAATCCGATCAACAAGCTTTTACAAGGAGCAATGGATGGTTTTGCTAATTGACACTGCGATAGCTTGTCCTGTTG ATGGTATTACATTcactgatgacatcatcacgtgGACTGTGCCAAGAATCTTCACTCCAATTGTACCCGGTGCAGTTCATCAAGACAACACCTCCATGGGAGTAAATGGCATCAAGTTGAACCCCACACAAATGGCAGAAAGAAACTATACTCTTGATAAAAATGTGACTGCTCTTGCTATAAATGTGCCAATTGGAGCACAAGATGGATACTTTAAG AGCCATGTGGTGAATGGACGGTATGGTATAAAATACAGCATTAATCTGTTTTTGGAACACCAATGGGAAGATGAGGCATGGGGACTGAATAAAATCAATGTTATCCATCCAGTTACTACTCCCTTTATACCTCAACCCTTAGTTCTCATTGATG ATACCATTCCTGAGCAATGGCTATTCAACATCACACTGGGCAACTTTCTTCCTGATGTAGAACTCCAAAAACTGACTCTGGACTCTCAATCCTTCCCTGTGGATGAAGAAAACCAGATGTTTAATGTGTACAATGGGACTAACCCAAATGAGACGACCCTAAATAGAATCTTCATTCTTGAAGTTCCAATGGAATCCCCAGTTGTAGACAGAAAG TATATAGGAGACGGTGTTGAGCAATATACCCTTGATATCATCTACACACTGACTGTGGTACCAGAAAATCTAATATTTACATATGTAGCACATTTGATACACGAGCATAAAATAG TACTCCCTGAGGCAAATGGCTTTTGTAATGAAGAGAACATGACATTGATAGTGACACAAACCTTGGATCGCTACTGGATTCCTTTCATTGGAACTATACAGCTAACACCTCAATCTGCTGAGCAGCGTGGTTATACCTTGATAGAGAATGGTACCCACTCAGTAATCATAATTCCACAAGATGCAACTGGAGCGGTCCTTGAG GCAATAAACAACCAAGGCCTTCGCAGTAGATTTGACATCCAGTTCCGGGATAATAAAGCCCTGGATGTGCTTGTTAATTTTTCTGTTTCTTGCAGCTTTTCAGTAACCAGCCTCTTAA CTTGTTTTCCAAATGGAAGAATTGTCATTACTGCTCTAAAACTTGAAGCACTGCTGGGAATAGATGGCAAAATGATGTTGAAAGATAAAGCCTGTAAACCAAAGGAGAGTACTGAATTCAAAGCCACCTTTGAATTTTCTGCAGACACGTGTGGAACAAGTAGAAGG TTTGAGAAGGACTACATGATCTATGAGAATGAAGTGGCATACTTCAGAAAGTCAGCACCAAGACATGGTCCAATATATCG GCTTGCGATATCGTGTCATTATCATGTAAATGACTCTCTGCATATTCCATTTGAACACCAAGTTAACCCTCAGCCAACAGTTGCAGCTGGATATGGACCTCTGGTCCTGGTTTTGCAACTTGCCAAAG AAGTGTCGTATTCTAACCTATATGAAGACAATGACTATCCAGTGCTGAAATATTTGACTGAGCCACTCTACTTTGAAGTACAACTGCTGCACAACGAAGATCCACAAATTGAACTGTTCCTGCAAGATTGCTGGGCAACTGCATCACAAGACAGACATGGCATTCCACAGTGGCCAATTGTTATCAACAG ctgtgagAGTGAAGCTGATGTGCATAAGACCATCTTCCATCCAGTAACGAGGAATGAGAGAGTCAGATATCCTACCCACTTCAAAAGGTTTGAAGTCAAAATGTTTGCTTTTATCTTGGCAAATTTTGATACCTTGGAACAG CTGTACTTCCATTGCAGTGTAGTCTTGTGCAGGAAGGAACCAGTAAATGGGCTGCTCTGCCCTGGTCAATGTGTACCAGGAAAACAACGCATTG GTCGGAGTGCTGATGCAGAACACCATCAGCAAAGATATGTGTCATCAGGAGCAGTGGTGATCTTGGCAGAATTCCCTACTATTGAAAACTGGATTATGAAAG ATCGCCAAGTGAAGTCCTATTGGCCATTGATACTAATTGGAGGCTCAGCAATTATTGCTTCTATTGTGCTTGGAATGTTTTTGATTACAAACACCAAATGA